Proteins encoded in a region of the Euleptes europaea isolate rEulEur1 chromosome 3, rEulEur1.hap1, whole genome shotgun sequence genome:
- the LOC130475694 gene encoding sulfotransferase 6B1-like → MSAPDEEDLIHTFNGIAFTTRSSPELLRSLATFEARNDDVLLVSYPKSGTHWLAEIILHLYASKVAITSPIEFGDLSKLEQLDHLSCKRIIPTHLDCNMLPPTFKLKQCKAIYILRNPKDIAVSMYHYYRENPNLPTIDSWLEFLEMFLKGDVVCGSWFDHVLSWEENTTDKNTLFLFYEDMKKDLPKVVKKVSTFLGVNASESGINEICAKSSFSEMKTNTEKENYNPNQTVCALTSNRRLIFRKGAVGDWKNHFTPKQNRMFEETFAKKMKSSKVAEHIVYEF, encoded by the exons ATGTCAGCCCCAGATGAAGAGGATCTCATCCACACCTTCAATGGAATTGCCTTTACCACAAGATCGTCCCCAGAGCTTTTAAGATCTCTGGCTACTTTTGAGGCTAGAAACGACGACGTCCTCTTGGTGTCCTATCCAAAGTCTG GCACCCACTGGCTTGCTGAAATCATCCTGCATCTTTATGCTTCCAAAGTGGCTATAACTTCTCCGATTGAATTTGGAGATCTTTCCAAACTGGAGCAACTGGACCACCTTTCCTGCAAGAGGATCATCCCAACTCACTTGGATTGCAACATGTTGCCACCCACTTTCAAGCTCAAACAATGCAAG GCTATCTACATTCTCAGAAATCCGAAAGACATTGCCGTTTCCATGTATCATTATTACAGAGAGAATCCAAACCTCCCCACCATAGACAGCTGGCTTGaattcctggagatgttcctAAAAGGAGATG TTGTCTGCGGATCCTGGTTTGATCATGTTTTAAGCTGGGAGGAAAACACCACCGACAAAAACACCCTGTTCTTGTTCTACGAAGACATGAAAAAG GATCTTCCGAAAGTGGTGAAGAAAGTAAGCACCTTTCTAGGGGTCAACGCCAGCGAGAGCGGAATTAATGAAATCTGCGCCAAATCCTCATTCAGCGAGATGAAAACCAACACGGAGAAGGAAAACTACAACCCTAACCAGACGGTCTGCGCGCTCACGTCCAACCGGAGGTTGATATTCCGCAAAG GTGCTGTCGGTGACTGGAAAAACCACTTCACTCCCAAACAGAACCGGATGTTTGAAGAGACGTttgcaaagaaaatgaaatccAGCAAAGTGGCAGAACATATCGTTTATGAATTCTGA